In the genome of Paenibacillus sp. GP183, the window TCAACTTATTATCGAGGAACTGCTTCAAGCTACCCAAGCGAGCCGGACGACCTTACGGATGGACATTCCGGAGCAAAACTGTCACGTAGATGCAGCTGCGGTTGAAGCCGCAATACCTGGTACCCGGTCGATAAAGGTCGATACCTCACTGGATCAGCGCAGAATTCCTACAGTGATGTTTCTTGAAAAGAACCTTGGTAACCTCATTCAAGACGACTGCATTAACGCTGAAGTTTCACCACCGCCGGAATTGATTCAAGTCTACGGGGTTAAAGCGCAAATGTTAGGTTCTATTGTTTGGGATAACCAATTGATAGGTTGGGTTTCGGTGCATTATAATCCAAGCACCCGCCATTGGAATGAAGAAGACGTAGCTGCACTTGAAGATGCAAAAAAACGGGTCACGACATGTTTGGAAAAATATGAATGGGTGAAATAAGTATAACCAGAAGAGGTGAACATTATGAACGAAATTATTACTGACTTTCAGCTTATTGTCGAGAAACTTCTTCAGGCTACCCAAGCGAGTCGGACGACCTTAAGGTTGGATATTCCGGAGCAAAACTGTCATGTTGATGCAGCTGTTGTTGAGGCTACAGCACCTGGTATTCCGTCTATAAAGGTCGATACCTCACTGGATCAGCGCAAAACTCCTACGTATAAATTCGTTGTAAAGAACCTTTGTAACCTCATCCAAGACGACTGCATTAACGCTGAAGTTTCCCCGCCGCCGGAGTTGATTCAAATTTACGGGACTAAAGCGCAAATGGTAGGTCCGCTTGTTAAGGATAACCAATTGATAGGTTGGGTTTCGGTGCATTTTAATATAAGCACCCGCCATTGGAATGAAGAAGACATATCCGCACTGAATGATGCAAAAAAACGGGTCATGACATGCTTGGAAAAATATAATTGGGTGAAATAAATATATTTTAAAGGGAGAGAAAACATATGAAATCCAGGAAAATTGTTGTTTGGAATGTTGTATTTATTCTATTTTTCGCTATAATGCTAAGCGCTTGTTCCAGCAGCAAACCCGCTGCATCGGGTACAACGGCGGCTCCGTCAAATCAAGC includes:
- a CDS encoding GAF domain-containing protein, whose protein sequence is MSETISELQLIIEELLQATQASRTTLRMDIPEQNCHVDAAAVEAAIPGTRSIKVDTSLDQRRIPTVMFLEKNLGNLIQDDCINAEVSPPPELIQVYGVKAQMLGSIVWDNQLIGWVSVHYNPSTRHWNEEDVAALEDAKKRVTTCLEKYEWVK
- a CDS encoding GAF domain-containing protein, with translation MNEIITDFQLIVEKLLQATQASRTTLRLDIPEQNCHVDAAVVEATAPGIPSIKVDTSLDQRKTPTYKFVVKNLCNLIQDDCINAEVSPPPELIQIYGTKAQMVGPLVKDNQLIGWVSVHFNISTRHWNEEDISALNDAKKRVMTCLEKYNWVK